From Octadecabacter arcticus 238, a single genomic window includes:
- a CDS encoding IS5 family transposase has translation MMPHKFNSSRRHKFEKKRQKVTNWRVYNEGLRQRGDVTIWLSPEVVDKWLAAKRQTPGGQPTYSDMAISVCLTLGMVFKQPLRQTQGLVGSLARLMGLDVPVPNFSTLSRRGAGLSMPEKSKAQRAGPIELVVDSTGLKIFGEGEWLQNKHKTKAKRKSWRKLHLGLDITTGDIVCSDLTKDDVGDPTALPELLDQIDAPVSRFLADGAYDGDPTSDLLVDRFGEAIEIVIPPPITAVLSLDAARNPTPRDKHIAEIRDKGRLAWQVSSGYNHRSRGEAQIGRWKMVIGPKLKSRNFPNQKTEVRIGTNILNKMNGLGRAKYEAVA, from the coding sequence ATGATGCCGCACAAATTCAACTCTTCCCGCCGCCATAAGTTTGAAAAGAAGCGACAGAAGGTCACCAACTGGCGAGTGTACAATGAAGGCCTGCGTCAGCGCGGTGATGTGACAATTTGGTTGAGCCCTGAGGTTGTAGATAAGTGGCTTGCCGCCAAACGGCAGACGCCAGGCGGCCAACCGACATACTCTGATATGGCCATATCAGTATGCCTGACGCTGGGTATGGTTTTCAAACAACCTTTGCGGCAGACGCAAGGATTGGTCGGCAGTTTGGCGCGGCTTATGGGGCTGGATGTTCCCGTTCCGAATTTCTCGACCCTCTCGCGGAGAGGTGCGGGGCTCAGCATGCCAGAAAAATCTAAAGCCCAAAGGGCCGGCCCAATCGAATTAGTTGTAGATAGTACGGGTCTGAAGATATTTGGTGAAGGCGAATGGTTGCAGAACAAGCATAAAACAAAGGCCAAACGTAAGTCGTGGCGCAAGCTTCATCTTGGACTGGATATCACAACTGGAGATATCGTTTGTTCCGATTTGACAAAAGACGACGTGGGCGACCCAACTGCTTTGCCCGAACTTCTCGATCAAATTGACGCTCCTGTTAGCCGCTTTTTGGCGGATGGCGCCTATGATGGCGATCCTACCAGCGATCTGCTTGTGGACCGTTTTGGTGAAGCGATAGAGATTGTAATTCCGCCTCCGATCACGGCCGTTCTCAGCCTCGATGCTGCCCGTAATCCAACGCCCCGAGATAAACACATCGCGGAGATTCGAGACAAGGGGCGCCTGGCATGGCAAGTTAGCAGCGGCTACAATCACCGGAGCCGCGGCGAAGCACAAATAGGCCGCTGGAAGATGGTCATCGGCCCCAAACTGAAATCTCGGAACTTTCCAAACCAAAAAACTGAAGTCAGGATTGGGACTAACATTCTCAACAAAATGAACGGGCTCGGCCGTGCCAAGTACGAGGCTGTTGCATGA
- a CDS encoding type II toxin-antitoxin system VapC family toxin produces the protein MFLDASVIVAILADEPDARAHLKHIDGLQTQIFCSPLARLEASLAIARRIAGDKGRDAAMHEEAERIVTDFLDVLGARDIHISGSIGRLAQEAARTYGKTVGHPAQLNFGDCFAYACAKAYRVGLLYKGNDFSETDLA, from the coding sequence ATGTTTCTGGACGCATCCGTTATCGTCGCCATTCTGGCCGACGAGCCAGACGCGCGCGCGCACCTCAAGCATATTGACGGCTTGCAGACGCAGATTTTTTGCTCACCGTTGGCACGGTTAGAGGCGTCCCTTGCCATCGCCCGCCGCATTGCGGGCGATAAGGGACGGGACGCCGCTATGCACGAAGAAGCGGAGCGGATCGTCACAGACTTTCTCGACGTGCTGGGGGCTCGCGATATTCACATATCGGGCAGCATCGGGCGCTTGGCCCAAGAGGCCGCGCGGACCTATGGCAAGACGGTAGGCCATCCGGCCCAACTGAATTTTGGCGACTGTTTCGCTTATGCCTGCGCCAAAGCCTATCGCGTAGGTCTTCTCTACAAAGGCAACGATTTTTCTGAAACGGATCTGGCATGA
- a CDS encoding SDR family NAD(P)-dependent oxidoreductase, which produces MKDTVTLITGAARGIGLATATLFHAEGRRVVLLDRDAEELATAAATLPGALSVTCDVSIPKQVAQALTEVEQSCGRLDILVNNAGVADFGPLAETDFARWRRVMDTNLDGVFLMSQACLPLLSARGGAIVNIASISGLRASTLRIAYGTSKAAVIHLTKQQAAELGEVGIRANCVCPGPVNTKLALAVHSPEIRAAYHDAIPLNRYGTEREIAEVICFLASERASFVTGQVVASDGGFDSTGVGLPALRT; this is translated from the coding sequence ATGAAAGACACCGTCACCTTGATCACCGGCGCCGCCCGCGGCATCGGCCTTGCTACAGCGACCCTGTTCCACGCCGAGGGCCGTCGCGTCGTCTTGCTCGACCGCGACGCAGAAGAACTCGCGACCGCCGCAGCCACCCTGCCCGGCGCTCTGTCCGTCACCTGTGACGTCTCGATCCCGAAGCAAGTGGCGCAGGCGTTGACCGAGGTCGAACAGAGCTGCGGCCGCCTCGATATTTTGGTGAACAACGCAGGCGTCGCCGACTTCGGACCGCTGGCCGAGACGGACTTCGCCCGCTGGCGGCGCGTCATGGACACGAACCTTGACGGCGTTTTCCTGATGTCCCAGGCCTGCCTGCCACTGTTGTCGGCCCGGGGCGGCGCCATCGTAAACATTGCATCGATCTCGGGCTTACGCGCCTCCACCCTGCGCATCGCTTACGGCACTTCTAAGGCTGCCGTCATCCATCTGACCAAACAGCAGGCGGCGGAACTGGGAGAGGTTGGCATCCGCGCCAACTGCGTCTGCCCCGGTCCGGTGAATACCAAACTCGCGCTGGCCGTCCACTCACCCGAGATTCGCGCCGCCTACCACGACGCTATCCCCCTGAACCGCTACGGTACGGAACGTGAAATCGCAGAAGTCATCTGCTTCCTAGCCAGCGAACGGGCAAGTTTCGTCACAGGTCAGGTCGTCGCGTCCGACGGCGGGTTCGACTCCACCGGCGTCGGCCTACCCGCCCTCCGGACTTGA